GTGACTTCCTCCGACGGCCGCTCGCAGTGCCGCGAGCAGAAGGTCCTCACCATCAACGTCAAGCCGGGCTGGAAGGCGGGTACGAAGATACGATTCGAACGCGAGGGGGACCGGCTGCCCGGACGCGTGCCAGCCGACATCGTGTTCGTGGTTCGCGACAAGCCGCACGAGCTGTTCAAGAGGAACGGCGCTGACGTGCACTACGTGGCCAAGATAAGCCTCACGGACTCCCTGCGCGGCCTGGAAGTGAACGTGCCCACGCTTACGGGTGGCGTGGTGCCGCTCAACCTGAAGGGGCCCATCTACCCGTCGGCCACGAAACGCATCCGCAACGAAGGCCTGCCGCATCCGAAGGACCCGACCAAACGCGGGGACCTTGTGGTCAGCTTCGACATCATTTACCCCGATACGCCGAAGTAGACGGCTCGAACAACGGGCGTTGCGTCACACCACCGAAATTCGAACACGGTGTCGCATGGGGGTGAGGCTAGTATGTCCGGGGCGCAAGGGTCCTGGCGTACTGTTGTGCCCGGAGACGCTTCAATGTCATACCTCCGTCAATGTGTAATAAGAGTACCTGACGTTTAAGCCTAAAGATCGGTTGCACAATCTTCTCTTGGCTCTCTTTGATCACTGCTCAAACGTCATGACGCGGCGTACATATAGCTTTTGCATGCACTGTGCTTACGTTACATCTTACAGTGCCGTTGTGAAGCAGTAGCAAATTAGTAGGGTACATGGCAAAGTGGACGTTACCACGAGCATTTGTTTAAAAACTAAATTATATTGGTTCCATGTTTTCAGTCATTCTACCTGCACTATAATGCTTAATAAAATCTTGTTTGCCATGTTTATAGCCTTCCTCCATCTCTATTAATTTCGTCAGTGCTGTGTATATTAGGGGTCTCGAACACGTGATCGGCGGGAGGCTTGCGGACCTTTCTCTAGCGACCCGCAGCTTAACACGGAGGAAAGTTTTGTGAGTCCACCAAATAGTACTTGCaatattttctcgcctattgcaattaatagtgctttgttcgggtaagctacaaaTACTGGACTAGTCTCAAGCATATTTTCTTGCGCGAGGCaacccatgcggtcactatgattTGATACATTAgcgtggaacgaaaactctatatatcagaatcggcgtccaggttGTACTTTGTTGAAATCAGTATCGATATTTGTGTCGAAGCTTGACGGCAAATCGCCGTCAGAAATGACGGATAAatgggatatgggaaaggcgttctttccaATGTCAACGTTAAATGACATTTTGTTCAatcgcccccctcccccaacacTGTTCCCACCATCTTCTCTGTCCCAGCCCTTTGTGGGTGTGAACGAACAGACCGAAGAGCCACAACGGTTAGAACCGTTTATTTTGACGATtagaacgtgaataacatgatgatgatatgtcttctttttcttctaattcttcttcgtcttctcctttgTCTTCCTGTTTCTACATCTTCCCGGGGCCTCAAATGTCCGCACTTATAAGCATCCTTCTAATGGATAAACCAACCTTGTGGGTCTTCGGAGAACCTTATTGTCAGGAGTCCTCAAAACGCAGACTCTTGAGAGTTGGTCTCGGCCTGGGAAAATGTCCTTTACCAAACATATTTTCCAAAAGGCTTTTGGATTTCTTTCTTCTAGTAAAACAATGTCACCTTTTTTAAGTTTCTCATGATTATTTCTCATTGCGGGTTTCATTAGTGCACTCCTTATTTCTTTCATATACTCAGAGTTCCATCGTTGCCACCATAATTTAGTACTTCTTCGCGAAGTCTCCACACTT
The nucleotide sequence above comes from Rhipicephalus sanguineus isolate Rsan-2018 chromosome 8, BIME_Rsan_1.4, whole genome shotgun sequence. Encoded proteins:
- the LOC119403178 gene encoding dnaJ protein homolog 1-like produces the protein MPGTDREIRHDLSLTLEEVFRGCVKKMKVTRNVTSSDGRSQCREQKVLTINVKPGWKAGTKIRFEREGDRLPGRVPADIVFVVRDKPHELFKRNGADVHYVAKISLTDSLRGLEVNVPTLTGGVVPLNLKGPIYPSATKRIRNEGLPHPKDPTKRGDLVVSFDIIYPDTPK